From the Gymnogyps californianus isolate 813 chromosome 2, ASM1813914v2, whole genome shotgun sequence genome, one window contains:
- the CFAP418 gene encoding cilia- and flagella-associated protein 418, with product MADDLERLLDEVERRLCRLPGREAAGGHRHGDGEGAAAAAKAKEGRSAKLLMSAGSSEEDIDDIIDEICNDSSFTKTPLKLKSNSASLTPESNSAVVQAHRKRCCPVYLGGSTSPYGIGTNISKRTCDQLRCTACDFRVSLFNDYIWDQSCDYLFFRNNMPELSKLRAKMIKKKGARAYACQCSWRSIDELTDLQTDQQLRWVCGKHAE from the exons ATGGCGGATGACTTGGAGCGGTTACTGGATGAAGTGGAGAGGCGGCTCTGCCGCCTgccggggcgggaggcggcgggcggccaCCGGCACGGCGACGGcgagggggcggcggcggcagcgaaGGCGAAGGAGGGCAG atcaGCTAAACTGTTAATGAGTGCTGGCAGCAGTGAAGAAGATATAGATGACATTATTGATGAAATCTGTAATGACAGCAGCTTTACCAAAACACCTCTG aaattgaAGTCTAATTCTGCAAGTCTCACACCTGAAAGCAATAGTGCTGTTGTACAGGCTCATAGGAAAAG ATGCTGTCCAGTGTACCTGGGTGGAAGCACTTCACCATATGGCATAggaacaaatatttcaaaaag AACATGTGATCAACTACGTTGTACTGCTTGCGACTTCCGTGTGTCACTTTTCAATGACTACATCTGGGATCAGTCCTgtgattatctttttttcag GAACAACATGCCTGAGCTCAGTAAACTAAGAGCAAAGAtgataaagaagaaaggagcaCGAGCATATGCTTGTCAGTGCAGCTGGAGATCCATTGATGAATTAACTGACCTCCAAACAGACCAGCAGCTTCGGTGGGTTTGTGGTAAACATGCAGAATGA